A single window of Scylla paramamosain isolate STU-SP2022 chromosome 27, ASM3559412v1, whole genome shotgun sequence DNA harbors:
- the LOC135114208 gene encoding UDP-GalNAc:beta-1,3-N-acetylgalactosaminyltransferase 2-like: MERSSIRQAAVVFLPALFVPLLLHLLSLQRAPPPRRLIVGVLSARDHLSERQAIRQTWGSALQGLPDVEMKFVLGDQDCSIPPADRVSPYGCEVWHLKKRDWESSKLKQFFKSHYSQYKKNLRSLDECYIGLGFRALHPVIIEKFMVQREILKGSNNTVVIFSDPEEVIEQVVLSHSVCHEEGDLCSIKLSSLLRLPKGFEGELRLFSLDEKEELCGEELYDFHDTKKWVCDWNNSSILEYKFLRTRKNTLIKWHKSSCPLVSAKFTIPDKSALKEHKETQAERAEEWKQHLADLQLKLEEEQNHHHDLLILPHLDVYNNLPYKVMAYLSWTAYKQNSSYVMKVDDDTFVNVNLLNMLTEVQREEDQVWWSLFHHRRSVPAYGKWADFTYPSLTYPAFPAGSGYIMTKSLVRAVVDAQHHLIPHGGEDVSMGIWVSSVSAGARHVEVPCWLPHLDCSENVLVPQLSVQQMVEVWHNQTNII, from the exons ATGGAAAGGAGCAGCATCAGGCAGGCAGCAGTTGTGTTCTTGCCAGCCCTCTTCGTGCCGCTGCTCCTGCATCTGCTGTCTTTGCAAAGAG caccaccacccagaCGACTTATTGTGGGAGTGTTGTCAGCAAGAGATCACTTGTCTGAGCGCCAAGCAATAAGGCAAACATGGGGTTCAGCACTGCAAGGACTGCCAGATGTAGAGATGAAATTTGTACTGGGGGACCAAGATTGCTCTATTCCCCCAGCTGATCGAGTCTCTCCATATGGTTGTGAAGTGTGGCAtctgaagaagagag actggGAAAGTTCTAAGCTAAAACAATTCTTCAAAAGTCATTATAGTCAATACAAGAAAAATTTGAGAAGTTTGGATGAATGCTATATTGGACTTGGATTCAGAGCTCTTCATCCAGTCATTATTGAGAAATTCATGGTACAAAGAGAGATTTTGAAGGGGTCAAATAATACGGTTGTCATATTTAGTGACCCGGAAGAAGTGATTGAGCAAGTCGTATTATCACACAGTGTTTGCCATGAAGAAGGTGACTTATGCAGCATCAAGTTATCATCTCTCTTACGCCTGCCTAAGGGATTTGAGGGTGAGCTGAGACTGTTCAGCttggatgagaaggaagagctaTGTGGAGAGGAATTGTATGACTTCCATGACACAAAAAAATGG GTTTGTGATTGGAATAACAGTTCAATTTTAGAATACAAATTCCTTCGCACAAGAAAGAACACACTAATAAAATGGCACAAGTCCTCCTGTCCTCTAGTATCAGCAAAGTTTACTATTCCAG ACAAGTCAGCTCTTAAAGAACACAAGGAAACCCAAGCAGAGAGAGCTGAGGAGTGGAAGCAACACTTAGCTGACCTCCAGCTGAAgttggaggaggaacaaaatcatcatcatgatTTATTAATACTCCCACATCTTGATGTGTATAATAACTTGCCATACAAAGTAATGGCCTATTTAAGTTG GACAGCATACAAGCAAAATTCTTCCTATGTGATGAAGGTTGATGATGACACCTTCGTGAATGTAAATTTGCTAAACATGCTCACTGAAGTACAAAGGGAAGAGGACCAAGTGTGGTGGTCACTCTTTCATCATCGCCGTTCTGTTCCTGCTTATGGGAAATGGGCAGATTTCACCTACCCATCTCTTACTTACCCAGCATTTCCTGCTGGATCAGGTTATATTATGACAA AGTCCCTGGTCCGTGCTGTGGTGGATGCACAACACCATTTGATACCACATGGGGGTGAGGATGTTAGTATGGGCATCTGGGTGTCCTCAGTGAGTGCTGGAGCAAGGCATGTTGAAGTCCCTTGCTGGTTGCCTCATCTTGACTGCTCAGaaaatgttcttgttcctcAGTTGTCAGTCCAACAAATGGTTGAAGTGTGGCATAACCAGACAAATATCATTTAA